In Bosea sp. (in: a-proteobacteria), one DNA window encodes the following:
- a CDS encoding NADH-quinone oxidoreductase subunit J, whose translation MNAAAAFFYLFAGVTVASAFMVVTARNPVHSVLFLILAFVNAAGLFVLLGAEFLAMMLVVVYVGAVAVLFLFVVMMLDVDFAEMRQGFLNYLPIGALIGFVFAVELLLVVGVWVIDPGLVKAPVAAIPANVSNTEALGRVLYTQYVYYFQAAGLVLLVAMIGAIVLTLRDRHGIKRQHVPTQNARTKDTAMAVEQVPSRAGVPEEMA comes from the coding sequence ATGAATGCCGCAGCGGCTTTCTTCTATCTCTTCGCAGGGGTGACGGTTGCATCCGCCTTCATGGTGGTGACCGCGCGCAACCCCGTGCATTCGGTGCTGTTCCTGATCCTGGCCTTCGTCAACGCGGCCGGGCTCTTCGTGCTGCTCGGCGCCGAGTTCCTGGCGATGATGCTGGTCGTGGTCTATGTCGGCGCGGTCGCGGTGCTGTTCCTGTTCGTGGTGATGATGCTCGACGTCGATTTCGCCGAGATGCGCCAGGGCTTCCTGAACTACCTGCCGATCGGGGCGCTGATCGGCTTCGTCTTTGCGGTGGAGCTCCTGCTGGTCGTCGGCGTCTGGGTCATCGACCCCGGGCTCGTCAAGGCGCCGGTCGCCGCGATCCCGGCCAACGTCTCCAACACCGAGGCGCTCGGGCGCGTGCTCTACACGCAGTATGTCTATTACTTCCAGGCGGCGGGCCTCGTGCTGCTGGTCGCGATGATCGGCGCGATCGTGCTGACCTTGCGCGACCGGCACGGCATCAAGCGCCAGCATGTGCCCACCCAGAACGCCCGCACCAAGGACACGGCGATGGCGGTCGAGCAGGTGCCCTCGCGCGCCGGCGTTCCCGAGGAGATGGCGTGA
- the nuoK gene encoding NADH-quinone oxidoreductase subunit NuoK — protein sequence MTIGLGHYLAVGAILFTLGVLGIFINRKNVIVILMSLELILLSANINFVAFSSFLNDIVGQVFALFVLTVAAAEAAIGLAILVVYFRNRGSIAVEDINMMKG from the coding sequence ATGACGATCGGACTGGGCCATTACCTCGCCGTCGGCGCGATCCTGTTCACGCTCGGCGTGCTCGGCATCTTCATCAACCGCAAGAACGTCATCGTCATCCTGATGTCGCTCGAGCTGATCCTGCTCTCGGCAAACATCAACTTCGTCGCCTTCTCGAGCTTCCTGAACGACATCGTCGGCCAGGTCTTCGCCCTGTTCGTGCTGACCGTGGCGGCGGCGGAGGCCGCGATCGGGCTGGCCATCCTCGTCGTCTACTTCCGCAACCGCGGCTCGATCGCGGTGGAAGACATCAACATGATGAAAGGCTGA
- the nuoI gene encoding NADH-quinone oxidoreductase subunit NuoI — translation MSLAQAARGLLLKEFVEAISLSMRYFFKPKATLNYPFEKGQLSPRFRGEHALRRYPNGEERCIACKLCEAICPAQAITIEAGPRRNDGTRRTTRYDIDMTKCIYCGFCQEACPVDAIVEGPNFEFATETREELFYDKDKLLANGARWEREIARNIAMDAPYR, via the coding sequence ATGTCACTCGCGCAAGCCGCAAGGGGCCTGCTGCTGAAGGAGTTCGTCGAGGCGATCAGCCTGTCGATGCGCTATTTCTTCAAGCCGAAGGCGACGCTGAACTATCCGTTCGAGAAGGGCCAGCTCTCGCCGCGCTTCCGTGGCGAGCATGCGTTGCGCCGCTATCCGAACGGCGAGGAGCGCTGCATCGCCTGCAAGCTGTGCGAGGCGATCTGCCCGGCTCAGGCCATCACCATCGAGGCAGGCCCCCGCCGCAACGACGGCACCCGCCGCACCACCCGCTACGACATCGACATGACCAAGTGCATCTATTGCGGCTTCTGCCAGGAGGCCTGCCCGGTCGATGCCATCGTCGAGGGGCCGAATTTCGAGTTCGCGACCGAGACCCGCGAGGAGCTGTTCTACGACAAGGACAAGCTGCTCGCGAACGGCGCACGCTGGGAACGCGAGATCGCGCGCAACATCGCGATGGATGCGCCGTATCGGTGA